From one Anaerolineae bacterium genomic stretch:
- a CDS encoding flavocytochrome c, with product MAQKEISRKAFLKGMAAVGATSAAVSALAGCAQKPAAESPIPAKWDRETEVLIIGTGFAGLAAAIEAKNAGADVLVLEKMEVPGGNSAINGGVYAAWDSRIRRKFPDLPPDSADIMMEDMLKAGQRLNWPALAKKVATESVDGIEWLLDLGTPFQEKIVQAGGHSRPRTHTTANSSGSDAIKAMLKKAEEMKIEILYEHKVTRLVREGCDTGRVLGVEVETGGQKKYFKAKKAVVIATGGFCKNVELRAKFVPWLTAEFPSTNHPGATGEVMVEAMRIGAAATQLDWIQLYPFADPETGILDRPAVVPFNAPAYCIYVAKNGKRFVNELANRKVCADAQLFEAKEKPTFTIFDDSKVDEFFNREHIEDGVKKGRIIRADTLEELAQKAGIDAAALKETVAKYNEMVDKGVDEEFGKPSMKAKIEKPPFYAIPQWPSVHHCMGGLQITDKAQVLDLDGNVIPGLYAAGEVTGGIHGAVRLGSCAFMDCIVMGRTAGKNAAAEAPAA from the coding sequence ATGGCGCAGAAAGAGATTTCCCGCAAAGCGTTCCTGAAAGGCATGGCGGCAGTGGGTGCCACCAGCGCGGCCGTCAGCGCGCTGGCCGGCTGCGCGCAGAAGCCGGCGGCCGAGAGCCCCATCCCTGCCAAGTGGGACCGCGAGACCGAGGTGCTGATCATCGGCACCGGGTTCGCCGGCCTGGCGGCCGCCATTGAGGCCAAGAACGCCGGCGCTGACGTGCTGGTGCTGGAAAAGATGGAAGTCCCCGGCGGCAACTCCGCCATCAACGGCGGCGTCTACGCGGCCTGGGACTCCCGCATCCGCCGCAAGTTCCCCGACCTGCCCCCCGATTCCGCCGATATCATGATGGAGGACATGCTGAAGGCCGGCCAGCGCCTCAACTGGCCCGCCCTGGCGAAGAAGGTGGCTACCGAGTCGGTGGATGGCATCGAGTGGCTGCTCGACCTCGGCACCCCGTTCCAGGAAAAGATCGTGCAGGCCGGCGGCCATTCTCGCCCCCGCACCCACACCACGGCGAACTCTTCCGGCAGTGATGCCATCAAGGCCATGCTGAAGAAAGCCGAGGAGATGAAGATCGAGATCCTCTACGAGCACAAGGTGACCCGCCTGGTCCGCGAGGGATGTGACACGGGCCGCGTGCTGGGGGTCGAGGTGGAGACCGGCGGCCAGAAGAAGTACTTCAAGGCCAAGAAGGCGGTGGTCATCGCCACCGGCGGCTTCTGCAAGAACGTCGAACTGCGCGCCAAGTTCGTGCCTTGGCTGACCGCCGAATTCCCCAGCACCAACCATCCCGGCGCCACCGGCGAGGTGATGGTGGAAGCGATGCGCATCGGCGCCGCCGCGACCCAGCTCGACTGGATCCAGCTCTATCCCTTCGCCGACCCGGAGACCGGCATCCTGGACCGGCCGGCGGTCGTCCCGTTCAACGCGCCGGCCTACTGCATCTACGTGGCCAAGAACGGCAAGCGCTTCGTGAACGAGCTGGCCAACCGCAAGGTCTGCGCCGACGCTCAGCTCTTCGAGGCCAAGGAGAAACCCACCTTCACCATCTTCGACGACTCCAAGGTGGATGAATTCTTCAACCGCGAGCACATCGAAGACGGCGTGAAGAAAGGCCGCATCATCCGGGCGGACACCCTGGAGGAGCTGGCGCAGAAGGCCGGCATCGACGCCGCGGCGCTGAAAGAGACCGTCGCCAAGTACAACGAAATGGTGGACAAGGGTGTGGACGAGGAGTTCGGCAAGCCCAGCATGAAGGCCAAGATCGAGAAGCCGCCCTTCTACGCCATCCCGCAGTGGCCCTCCGTCCACCACTGCATGGGCGGCCTGCAGATCACCGATAAGGCCCAGGTGCTGGACCTGGACGGCAATGTGATCCCCGGCCTGTATGCCGCCGGCGAGGTCACCGGTGGCATCCACGGCGCGGTGCGCCTGGGGAGCTGTGCCTTTATGGACTGCATCGTCATGGGCCGCACAGCCGGCAAGAACGCCGCCGCCGAGGCGCCGGCCGCCTGA